A region of Kribbella sp. NBC_01245 DNA encodes the following proteins:
- a CDS encoding vWA domain-containing protein — protein sequence MAEFSASVYQNEFLPDGGTDVHAIVTVTASGAGSAGQSGSGEAGEIIIVDTSGSMGADGIRAAQTAAAAAIDQILDGVWFAVISGNDRAQLAFPASAEPVMVRMEPNARAAAKDAVSRFYADGGTAMGTWLRLAARVFSTVPSLSQKHAILLTDGENQHETPQQLTATIEAVTGQFQCDCRGVGDRWQVAEVRRIATALLGTVDIIPAPHQMAEVFASLIQASMARGIAAADMRVWAPQGAQVLFVRQVAPTVEDLTSRRTEVNALTGSYPTGSWGDESRDYHVAIRLAAKAVGQEQLAARVQLTIGDQVVAQGLVKALWSNDDALTTRISPEVAHYTGQTELADAIQEGLAAKAAGDTATATTKLGRAVQLAAQTGNEEATSRLRKVVEVDDPATGIVRLKRTVDKLDEMALDTASTKTTRVKK from the coding sequence ATGGCCGAGTTCTCCGCCTCCGTTTACCAGAACGAGTTCCTGCCCGACGGCGGGACCGACGTACACGCCATCGTCACGGTGACCGCCAGCGGCGCTGGTTCGGCCGGGCAGTCCGGCTCCGGTGAGGCCGGCGAGATCATCATCGTCGACACCTCGGGTTCGATGGGCGCTGACGGCATCCGGGCCGCGCAGACCGCCGCCGCGGCCGCGATCGACCAGATCCTCGACGGTGTCTGGTTCGCCGTCATCTCCGGGAACGACCGGGCCCAGCTGGCCTTCCCGGCCTCGGCCGAACCGGTGATGGTCCGGATGGAGCCGAACGCGCGCGCCGCCGCGAAGGACGCAGTCTCCCGCTTCTACGCCGACGGCGGTACGGCGATGGGCACCTGGCTGCGCCTCGCGGCCCGGGTCTTCTCGACCGTGCCCTCGCTGTCGCAGAAGCACGCCATCCTGCTCACCGACGGCGAGAACCAGCACGAGACGCCGCAGCAGCTGACCGCCACGATCGAGGCGGTCACCGGGCAGTTCCAGTGCGACTGCCGTGGTGTCGGCGACCGCTGGCAGGTGGCCGAGGTACGCCGGATCGCGACAGCCCTGCTCGGTACGGTCGACATCATCCCGGCTCCCCACCAAATGGCCGAGGTGTTCGCGTCGTTGATCCAGGCGTCGATGGCTCGCGGTATCGCGGCCGCCGATATGCGCGTGTGGGCTCCGCAGGGCGCGCAGGTGCTGTTCGTACGCCAGGTCGCGCCGACCGTGGAAGACCTGACGTCGCGTCGTACCGAGGTGAACGCGCTGACCGGGTCGTACCCGACCGGTTCGTGGGGCGACGAGTCCCGCGACTACCATGTGGCGATCCGGCTGGCGGCGAAGGCGGTCGGGCAGGAGCAGCTCGCGGCCCGGGTCCAGCTGACGATCGGCGATCAGGTCGTGGCACAGGGGCTGGTCAAGGCGTTGTGGTCGAACGACGACGCGCTCACCACTCGGATCAGCCCGGAGGTCGCGCACTACACCGGGCAAACCGAACTCGCTGACGCTATCCAGGAGGGGCTCGCCGCGAAGGCCGCCGGGGACACCGCGACCGCGACGACCAAGCTCGGCCGGGCGGTCCAGCTCGCGGCCCAGACCGGTAACGAGGAGGCCACCTCCCGGCTGCGCAAGGTGGTCGAGGTCGACGACCCGGCCACGGGTATCGTCCGGCTGAAGCGAACCGTCGACAAGCTGGACGAGATGGCTCTCGATACCGCGTCCACCAAGACCACCCGGGTGAAGAAATGA
- a CDS encoding MarR family winged helix-turn-helix transcriptional regulator produces MSRVNLTRPDRKPLIALVDRANRALQADMVQNAHRRGHPEIKPAHNSVFATLGENGARAADMAARAGITRQSMGEVIRDMVDLGILEMRPDPEDRRAKLVTYTEHGRWMAGRGYQHLIELERGFEEEFGEQEYATARDVLARLVDLLDQWATTETAASEAAASG; encoded by the coding sequence ATGTCAAGAGTCAACTTGACTCGGCCTGATCGCAAACCGCTGATTGCGCTGGTCGACCGGGCGAACCGGGCGCTGCAGGCGGACATGGTGCAGAACGCGCACCGCCGTGGTCACCCGGAGATCAAACCGGCGCACAACTCGGTCTTCGCGACGCTGGGCGAGAACGGCGCGCGGGCCGCGGACATGGCCGCGCGGGCGGGCATCACCCGTCAGTCGATGGGCGAGGTGATCCGCGACATGGTCGACCTCGGCATCCTCGAGATGCGCCCGGACCCCGAGGACCGGCGCGCCAAGCTCGTCACCTACACCGAGCACGGCCGCTGGATGGCCGGCCGGGGCTACCAGCACCTGATAGAGCTCGAGCGAGGTTTCGAGGAGGAGTTCGGCGAGCAGGAGTACGCCACCGCCCGCGACGTCCTCGCCAGACTAGTCGACCTCCTAGACCAATGGGCCACCACCGAAACAGCCGCCTCCGAAGCAGCCGCCTCAGGCTGA
- a CDS encoding type II toxin-antitoxin system TacA family antitoxin: MTEMKAERLQVRVDESSKRLLEEAASAVSLSTSAFVLQAGIQRAEEVMAERRMIKLGATSAEAFAEVMSAPAEVNERLLDALRRPVKVKWLD, translated from the coding sequence ATGACCGAGATGAAAGCCGAGCGGCTACAAGTCCGCGTGGACGAGAGTTCGAAGCGACTCCTGGAGGAGGCCGCCAGCGCTGTATCGCTGTCGACCTCCGCGTTTGTGCTTCAGGCCGGGATCCAGCGCGCAGAAGAGGTGATGGCCGAGCGTCGCATGATCAAGCTCGGTGCCACCAGCGCCGAGGCGTTCGCCGAGGTCATGTCTGCACCGGCAGAGGTCAACGAGCGCCTGCTGGACGCTCTGCGTCGCCCTGTGAAGGTGAAGTGGCTTGACTGA
- a CDS encoding PP2C family protein-serine/threonine phosphatase, with translation MTATTGLVCPTCGGGVHEGDLYCEACGSVLTSASPDEATVEMASKPAVVTTACRSCGGVVGEDGYCQTCGTKAAKPRDHFDEQPAPWVGMTCDRGIRHHRNEDAAALAADPEPGSRAILVVCDGVSSSTDSDVASLAAAKAARDVLAVGRAQGMGTDTSRVGAIVARFKAAADAAQEAVLANTSPESTNPASCTFVAAVLEDGLIVAGNVGDSRAYWFPDNGEAVGLTVDDSWAAELIAKGVPRQEAETGPHAHAITRWLGTDAPDHTPTTTSLTTESAGWLLVCSDGLWNYCSEAVPLGELVRRTAAEHADEPLAMSSALVDWANAQGGMDNITVALARVPAAAGRI, from the coding sequence ATGACTGCCACCACCGGACTGGTCTGCCCCACCTGCGGCGGCGGCGTCCACGAGGGCGACCTCTACTGCGAGGCCTGCGGCTCGGTTCTCACTTCCGCGTCCCCCGATGAAGCAACGGTCGAGATGGCGTCGAAGCCAGCGGTTGTCACAACCGCTTGCCGTAGTTGCGGTGGTGTCGTCGGCGAGGACGGCTACTGCCAGACCTGTGGGACGAAGGCGGCCAAGCCGCGCGACCACTTCGACGAGCAGCCGGCGCCGTGGGTCGGGATGACCTGCGACCGGGGGATCCGGCACCACCGCAACGAGGACGCCGCCGCGCTGGCCGCCGATCCCGAACCGGGCAGCCGGGCGATCCTGGTGGTCTGCGACGGGGTTTCCTCGTCTACCGACTCCGACGTGGCGAGCCTCGCCGCCGCGAAGGCCGCTCGCGATGTGCTCGCGGTCGGCCGGGCCCAGGGCATGGGCACGGACACGTCCCGGGTCGGCGCGATCGTGGCCCGGTTCAAGGCCGCCGCCGATGCCGCGCAGGAGGCCGTACTCGCGAATACCAGCCCGGAGAGCACAAACCCGGCTTCGTGCACGTTCGTCGCGGCCGTGCTCGAGGACGGGCTGATCGTGGCCGGCAACGTCGGCGACAGCCGCGCGTACTGGTTCCCCGACAACGGCGAGGCCGTCGGGTTGACCGTGGACGACTCGTGGGCGGCCGAGCTGATCGCCAAGGGCGTGCCGCGTCAGGAGGCTGAGACCGGTCCGCACGCGCACGCGATCACGCGCTGGCTCGGAACCGACGCACCCGACCACACGCCCACCACCACGAGCCTGACCACCGAGAGCGCCGGCTGGCTGCTGGTCTGCTCGGACGGTCTGTGGAACTACTGCTCCGAAGCTGTTCCGCTCGGCGAGCTGGTACGACGTACCGCGGCTGAGCACGCCGATGAGCCGCTGGCCATGTCGTCGGCTCTTGTCGACTGGGCGAACGCTCAGGGCGGCATGGACAACATCACCGTCGCACTTGCTCGCGTACCCGCTGCCGCTGGAAGGATCTGA
- a CDS encoding glutamate ABC transporter substrate-binding protein gives MNRKHLVAAVAVVFLASACSSGNYANTAVPQKTTPAPPPSAQASAQPKCSNPVASYQPTEPLPAANAMPSDSSMKFIQNRGRLIVGVSADTLLLGARNPINGQIEGFDIDMARAVAEAIFGDPNRLELRVISSAQRIPSLQNSSVDIVARNMTINCDRWSQIAFSTEYYHAGQKVLVPLETEATGLESLAGKKVCAPAASTSLEKIKDFPKVIAVPADTHTGCLVLFQQGKVDAITGDDTVLAGLAAQDPYAKVIKAAAFTAEPYGLGISKSRPDLVRFVNGVLEQMRTDGRWKAAYDRWLRDALGPAPAPPKAVYGRTP, from the coding sequence ATGAACCGCAAGCACCTGGTCGCCGCAGTGGCAGTGGTTTTCCTCGCAAGCGCCTGCAGCAGCGGGAACTACGCCAACACCGCCGTGCCGCAGAAGACCACGCCCGCACCGCCCCCGTCCGCGCAGGCGTCGGCACAACCGAAGTGCAGCAACCCGGTCGCGTCGTACCAGCCGACCGAGCCGCTGCCCGCGGCAAACGCCATGCCGTCCGACTCCTCGATGAAGTTCATCCAGAACCGCGGCCGCCTGATCGTCGGCGTCTCGGCCGACACGTTGTTGCTCGGGGCAAGGAATCCGATCAACGGCCAGATCGAGGGCTTCGACATCGACATGGCCCGGGCCGTCGCCGAGGCCATCTTCGGCGACCCGAATAGGCTCGAACTGCGGGTCATCTCCAGCGCCCAGCGCATCCCGAGCCTGCAGAACAGCAGTGTGGACATCGTCGCGCGCAACATGACGATCAACTGCGACCGCTGGAGCCAGATCGCCTTCTCCACCGAGTACTACCACGCCGGCCAGAAGGTGCTCGTCCCACTCGAGACCGAGGCCACCGGCCTGGAAAGCCTTGCTGGTAAGAAGGTCTGCGCCCCGGCGGCATCGACCAGCCTCGAGAAGATCAAGGATTTCCCCAAGGTCATCGCGGTACCGGCCGACACGCACACCGGTTGCCTGGTGTTGTTCCAGCAGGGCAAGGTCGACGCGATCACCGGTGACGACACCGTGCTCGCCGGCCTGGCCGCGCAAGACCCGTATGCGAAGGTCATCAAGGCCGCCGCGTTCACCGCCGAGCCGTACGGTCTGGGCATCTCCAAGAGCCGTCCCGACCTGGTCCGGTTCGTGAACGGCGTACTCGAGCAGATGCGCACCGACGGTCGTTGGAAGGCGGCGTACGACCGCTGGCTGCGCGACGCCCTCGGCCCGGCACCCGCGCCGCCGAAGGCTGTCTACGGCAGGACCCCATGA
- a CDS encoding AAA family ATPase has product MTGKELKDALDALLAVATRAGVPADHARAEGLSLAAALAESAPRASADWAAVTPGATVQDFFDAAVRGRRWRGSPTAVLTELVTQNSPEKVAYAEALAELASAACTLGEPTMRVVGNASVAAAAQLQAAGARVLSTSNPAASALGPSSTSSPGPSAQTESQAVPAEAVAAEVEPERTVEELLAELDALTGLERVKREVHRQVAVLRVEKLRTEAGLKSPTITRHLVFVGNPGTGKTTVARLVSGIYKALGLLSKGQLIEVDRSELVAGYLGQTAVKTAEVVASAAGGVLFIDEAYSLTAGAGGADQYGREAVDTLVKEMEDRRDDLVVIVAGYPEPMADFIAANPGLASRFRTTIEFDDYTDGELIEILVGLARGADYELVPAAVDAFMAMLQHTPRGPSFGNGRFARNTLEAAIGRHAWRLRDVTEPTTDQLRQIEAADLSDETPAPEPPEAEALEAEDEAADVPEADTAAPEAPEGPDKGETA; this is encoded by the coding sequence ATGACCGGAAAAGAGCTGAAGGATGCCCTCGACGCCCTGCTGGCCGTCGCAACCCGGGCAGGCGTCCCGGCCGACCATGCCCGCGCCGAAGGGCTCTCCCTCGCGGCAGCCCTTGCGGAGTCGGCACCACGCGCTTCTGCCGACTGGGCTGCGGTCACGCCGGGTGCGACTGTCCAGGACTTCTTCGACGCGGCCGTCCGTGGCCGGCGTTGGCGCGGCTCCCCCACCGCCGTACTGACCGAACTGGTCACGCAGAACTCGCCCGAGAAGGTCGCGTACGCCGAAGCCCTCGCAGAGCTGGCCTCCGCCGCCTGCACGCTCGGCGAACCGACCATGCGCGTCGTCGGCAACGCCTCGGTCGCCGCAGCCGCGCAGCTCCAGGCAGCAGGCGCCAGAGTTCTCAGTACGTCGAACCCGGCCGCCTCGGCTCTAGGCCCAAGCAGTACGTCGTCCCCGGGCCCCTCGGCGCAAACGGAATCACAGGCCGTACCGGCAGAGGCCGTCGCGGCAGAGGTGGAGCCGGAGCGGACGGTAGAGGAGCTACTGGCCGAGCTGGACGCCTTGACCGGACTAGAGCGGGTCAAACGCGAGGTACACCGGCAAGTCGCCGTACTGCGGGTAGAGAAGCTCAGGACCGAAGCAGGCCTCAAGAGTCCGACCATCACCCGACACCTGGTATTCGTCGGCAACCCCGGTACCGGCAAGACCACGGTCGCACGACTCGTCAGTGGCATCTACAAGGCACTAGGCCTGCTCTCAAAGGGCCAACTGATCGAGGTGGACCGGTCCGAACTAGTGGCCGGCTATCTCGGGCAGACCGCCGTCAAGACCGCTGAAGTGGTGGCGTCGGCTGCAGGCGGTGTGCTCTTCATCGACGAGGCCTACAGCCTCACGGCGGGTGCGGGCGGCGCCGACCAATACGGGCGGGAGGCGGTCGACACTCTGGTCAAGGAGATGGAGGACCGCCGGGACGACCTGGTCGTGATCGTCGCGGGTTATCCCGAGCCGATGGCCGACTTCATCGCAGCGAATCCCGGGCTGGCGAGCCGGTTCCGGACCACGATCGAGTTCGACGACTACACCGATGGCGAGCTGATCGAGATCCTGGTCGGACTGGCCCGAGGTGCCGACTACGAGCTGGTGCCGGCCGCAGTGGACGCGTTCATGGCGATGTTGCAGCACACCCCGCGGGGGCCGTCGTTCGGCAACGGCCGGTTCGCGCGCAACACGCTCGAAGCGGCGATCGGACGGCACGCCTGGCGACTCCGCGACGTTACTGAACCAACGACCGACCAGCTGCGTCAGATCGAGGCCGCGGACCTCTCCGACGAGACCCCCGCACCCGAACCACCCGAGGCCGAAGCACTCGAAGCCGAGGACGAAGCGGCTGATGTACCCGAAGCAGACACGGCAGCACCTGAGGCACCTGAGGGACCCGACAAGGGAGAGACGGCATGA
- a CDS encoding GNAT family N-acetyltransferase, whose translation MTELYRPAAIDFEKHNRDYFESTDESLNTWQRQYSKQNRRKDFAATWVVADAEYRIVGYATLTMSGLDLSSAPAAIAKGAPKQVPVLLCGRLAVDRRYAGAGIGSTLVQHVLTSAIELNEKAACKAVVVNALNPTARSWWTRFGFSPFNAEPDNLDLYLLTKEAAATLAALQQR comes from the coding sequence TTGACTGAGCTATATCGCCCAGCGGCGATTGACTTCGAAAAGCACAATCGGGACTACTTCGAGTCCACAGACGAGAGCCTGAACACCTGGCAACGTCAGTATTCGAAACAGAATCGACGGAAGGACTTCGCCGCCACCTGGGTGGTCGCCGACGCCGAGTACCGGATCGTGGGCTACGCAACTCTCACGATGAGCGGCCTCGACCTGAGTTCAGCGCCCGCAGCCATCGCCAAGGGAGCACCGAAACAGGTCCCCGTGCTGCTGTGCGGCCGTCTGGCAGTCGATCGGCGATACGCGGGGGCAGGCATCGGATCAACTCTGGTGCAACACGTCCTGACATCAGCGATCGAGCTTAACGAGAAGGCCGCCTGCAAAGCCGTGGTCGTCAATGCCCTCAACCCGACCGCGCGCAGCTGGTGGACGAGGTTCGGTTTCAGCCCCTTTAACGCAGAGCCGGACAACCTCGATCTTTACCTGCTCACCAAAGAAGCTGCCGCGACTCTCGCTGCCCTACAGCAACGTTGA
- a CDS encoding DUF4265 domain-containing protein: protein MAVVSRHHASESELPPPGHVGLLAGTGPSGRLVHEEVPAKRLADGAYQLTATPALVRGCAAGDIVQLTADGGFQVTSRDGNVAIQAFVDTEFTAGEIQHLTAAFEPLAGVVEAPTHRRFLVVTVPVRAGFEAIEAAMANWHAAVPTADWSFGNVFADDGTPLNWWHTG, encoded by the coding sequence ATGGCGGTTGTGAGCCGTCACCATGCGTCCGAGTCGGAACTGCCGCCACCTGGACATGTTGGGCTTCTGGCCGGGACGGGACCCTCTGGGCGCCTGGTCCATGAGGAGGTCCCTGCTAAGCGGTTGGCCGATGGGGCGTACCAGCTGACGGCAACGCCTGCGTTGGTGCGCGGTTGTGCGGCGGGGGACATCGTCCAACTGACAGCGGACGGCGGATTTCAGGTCACGAGCCGAGATGGCAATGTCGCCATCCAGGCATTCGTCGACACCGAGTTCACGGCCGGCGAAATTCAGCACCTCACGGCCGCCTTCGAGCCGCTGGCCGGTGTCGTCGAAGCTCCCACCCACAGGCGCTTCCTGGTCGTCACGGTCCCGGTCCGCGCCGGGTTCGAGGCGATCGAGGCAGCGATGGCCAACTGGCATGCCGCAGTCCCAACCGCCGACTGGTCTTTCGGAAACGTCTTCGCCGACGACGGCACTCCGCTGAACTGGTGGCACACCGGCTAG
- a CDS encoding FHA domain-containing protein, with protein sequence MSSCPSGHPSASTDYCDVCGLPMDAAATSGGGSSVGSAGGGPAAGGSTAGGSAAGGSSLGAAAASGLTPAAPVTQACPNCAEANPPDALFCESCGYDFTTGTMPRPTSPLDLGTPPPTPAAPPASIGEWVVERWIDPDWYDLQQSDDPCPSPGLPVVVPLLEKSVLVGRPSKSRGISPQIDCGDDTGVSRRQAQLSTDGQRWWVEDLQSSNGTYVGPAAGPIPTDPLPPGQRRELGPDDRIYVGAWTRLVVRKSTPEEQSGHA encoded by the coding sequence ATGAGCTCTTGCCCCTCCGGCCACCCGTCGGCCTCCACCGACTACTGCGACGTCTGCGGCCTGCCAATGGACGCCGCCGCCACTAGTGGTGGCGGGTCGTCCGTGGGCTCCGCCGGGGGCGGCCCGGCTGCAGGCGGCTCAACTGCGGGCGGCTCGGCTGCGGGCGGCTCGTCTTTGGGTGCTGCGGCGGCGTCCGGGTTGACGCCGGCCGCCCCGGTGACCCAGGCCTGCCCGAACTGTGCCGAGGCCAACCCACCGGACGCCCTCTTCTGCGAATCCTGCGGGTACGACTTCACCACCGGCACGATGCCGCGCCCGACCTCCCCGCTCGACCTCGGTACGCCGCCCCCAACGCCGGCGGCCCCACCCGCGAGCATCGGCGAATGGGTCGTCGAACGCTGGATCGACCCCGACTGGTACGACCTCCAGCAAAGCGACGACCCGTGCCCAAGCCCCGGCCTCCCGGTCGTCGTACCCCTGCTGGAAAAGAGCGTCCTGGTCGGCCGCCCCTCCAAAAGCCGCGGCATCTCCCCCCAGATCGACTGCGGCGACGACACCGGCGTAAGCCGCCGCCAAGCCCAACTCAGCACCGACGGCCAACGCTGGTGGGTAGAAGACCTCCAGTCCTCCAACGGCACCTACGTAGGCCCCGCCGCCGGCCCCATCCCCACCGACCCCCTCCCCCCAGGCCAACGCCGCGAACTAGGCCCCGACGACCGCATCTACGTAGGCGCCTGGACCCGCCTAGTAGTCCGCAAATCCACCCCCGAAGAACAATCCGGCCACGCCTGA
- a CDS encoding serine/threonine-protein kinase: MTTNACTQPGCTGTILDGYCDVCGSPASAAAPEEAPISSPSTVSRASNRLASTALGSARAAQSGSKLTRKLGTSSTRLRGARLGAGLTTIPTIAPIDASHAILENPMVPEDRRNCPTCGGPVGRGRGDQPGRTEGFCPKCRSPFSFSPKLQAGDLVGGQYEVAGCLAHGGFGWIYMARDKNVADRWVVLKGLLNSDDPDATAAAIAERQFLARVEHPLIVEIFNFVMHEGAGYIVMEYVGGTSLKTLLKQRMAANNGVYDALPVDQAIAYMVEIMPAFSYLHDLGLVYCDFKPDNIIQVGDAVKLIDLGGVRHIDDMDSAIFGTVGYQAPEVPEVGTSIASDIYTLGRTLTVLAMEFRGYQSTYLSSLPPVSEIALFQQFDSFYRLLLKACAPDPADRFISADEFRVQLLGVLREVVAAKSGIGAAAHSTSSLLFGSPPAPDDTSPVWQRLPELIPDHSDKMASWLTTVSVPDPAARLEALKTAPEMTAEVNLNIAAAALECGQLTTVDQAVSKMLEEDPWEWRAVWMSGLVALAREDAAAARSAFNAVYGQVPGELAPKLALALSCEMSGEHEVAEGLYLTCARTDANYIAPSAFGLAAIRAQHDLDGAIAALDLVPPTNGAYIRARRQRAGLLAASGRGLPALAAAMDSIGRLTIDPVDRANLAASVFRTALDEVLTNGERPDVQIADRIATEAELRNGLEHAYRELAVQAPTRQDRVTLVDLANDVRGWTLR, translated from the coding sequence ATGACGACCAACGCCTGCACCCAGCCGGGTTGTACCGGCACGATCCTCGACGGCTACTGCGACGTCTGCGGCTCACCAGCCTCTGCAGCTGCTCCTGAAGAGGCACCCATCAGCTCACCCTCAACGGTGTCCCGCGCGTCCAACCGACTGGCGTCCACCGCGCTCGGTTCGGCCCGCGCGGCCCAATCCGGCTCCAAGCTGACGCGCAAGCTCGGCACGAGTTCGACCCGCTTGCGCGGCGCGCGGCTCGGTGCCGGTCTGACGACGATCCCGACGATCGCGCCGATCGACGCTTCGCACGCCATTCTCGAGAACCCGATGGTCCCGGAGGACCGCCGGAACTGCCCGACCTGTGGCGGACCGGTCGGACGCGGGCGCGGCGATCAGCCGGGCCGGACCGAGGGCTTCTGCCCGAAGTGCCGCAGCCCGTTCTCGTTCTCCCCGAAGCTGCAGGCGGGTGACCTGGTCGGCGGGCAGTACGAGGTGGCCGGCTGCCTCGCGCACGGCGGTTTCGGCTGGATCTACATGGCCCGGGACAAGAACGTCGCCGACCGCTGGGTGGTGCTCAAGGGCCTGCTGAACTCGGACGACCCGGACGCCACCGCGGCCGCCATCGCCGAGCGGCAGTTCCTGGCTCGTGTCGAGCATCCGCTGATCGTCGAGATCTTCAACTTCGTCATGCACGAAGGCGCCGGCTACATCGTGATGGAATACGTCGGCGGTACGTCGCTGAAAACCCTGCTCAAGCAGCGGATGGCGGCGAACAACGGCGTGTACGACGCGCTGCCGGTCGACCAGGCGATCGCGTACATGGTCGAGATCATGCCCGCCTTCTCGTACCTGCACGACCTCGGCCTGGTCTACTGCGACTTCAAGCCGGACAACATCATCCAGGTCGGCGACGCGGTCAAACTGATCGACCTCGGCGGCGTGCGGCACATCGACGACATGGACTCGGCCATCTTCGGCACGGTCGGCTACCAGGCGCCGGAAGTACCCGAGGTCGGTACGTCGATCGCGTCCGACATCTACACGCTCGGCCGGACTCTGACCGTGCTGGCGATGGAGTTCCGCGGCTACCAGTCGACGTACCTCTCGTCCTTGCCGCCCGTCTCGGAGATCGCGCTGTTCCAGCAGTTCGACTCGTTCTACCGGCTGCTGCTGAAGGCTTGTGCGCCCGATCCGGCGGACCGGTTCATCTCGGCGGACGAGTTCCGCGTGCAGCTCCTCGGCGTACTGCGTGAAGTCGTCGCGGCCAAGTCGGGTATCGGCGCGGCGGCCCACTCCACGTCGTCGTTGCTGTTCGGTTCGCCGCCCGCGCCGGACGACACGTCGCCGGTGTGGCAGCGGCTGCCCGAGTTGATCCCGGATCACTCCGACAAGATGGCGAGCTGGCTGACCACGGTGAGCGTGCCGGATCCGGCGGCCCGGCTTGAGGCGTTGAAGACCGCGCCGGAGATGACGGCCGAGGTCAACCTGAACATCGCCGCCGCGGCACTGGAATGCGGTCAGCTAACGACCGTCGACCAGGCCGTTTCGAAGATGCTCGAGGAAGACCCGTGGGAGTGGCGCGCGGTCTGGATGTCCGGGCTGGTCGCGCTGGCCCGCGAGGACGCGGCCGCCGCGCGCTCGGCGTTCAACGCGGTGTACGGCCAGGTGCCGGGTGAGCTCGCGCCGAAGCTGGCGCTCGCGTTGTCCTGCGAGATGAGTGGCGAGCATGAGGTCGCCGAAGGCCTCTACCTGACCTGCGCTCGTACGGACGCGAACTACATCGCGCCGTCGGCCTTCGGGCTCGCCGCGATCCGGGCGCAGCACGACCTGGACGGCGCGATCGCCGCGCTCGACCTGGTGCCGCCGACCAACGGCGCGTACATCCGGGCCCGGCGCCAACGAGCGGGCCTGCTGGCCGCATCCGGTCGCGGCCTCCCCGCGCTGGCGGCGGCGATGGACAGTATCGGCCGGCTGACGATCGACCCGGTCGACCGCGCGAACCTCGCCGCGAGCGTGTTCCGTACGGCGCTCGACGAGGTGCTGACCAACGGCGAGCGGCCCGACGTACAGATCGCGGACCGGATCGCGACCGAGGCGGAGCTGCGGAACGGCCTTGAGCACGCATACCGTGAACTGGCCGTTCAAGCGCCGACACGACAAGACCGCGTCACACTGGTCGACCTGGCCAACGATGTTCGAGGATGGACACTGCGATGA